A stretch of the Theropithecus gelada isolate Dixy chromosome 7a, Tgel_1.0, whole genome shotgun sequence genome encodes the following:
- the LOC112627371 gene encoding creatine kinase U-type, mitochondrial isoform X3: MPVKVRTGRSIRGLSLPPACTRAERREVERVVVDALSGLKGDLAGRYYRLSEMTEAEQQQLIDDHFLFDKPVSPLLTAAGMARDWPDARGIWHNNEKSFLIWVNEEDHTRVISMEKGGNMKRVFERFCRGLKEVERLIQERGWEFMWNERLGYILTCPSNLGTGLRAGVHIKLPLLSKDSRFPKILENLRLQKRGTGGVDTAATGGVFDISNLDRLGKSEVELVQLVIDGVNYLIDCERRLERGQDIRIPTPVIHTKH, from the exons ATGCCAGTAAA AGTCAGAACTGGCCGGAGCATCCGAGGACTCAGTCTGCCTCCAGCTTGCACTCGAGCAGAGCGACGGGAGGTGGAACGTGTTGTGGTGGATGCACTGAGTGGCCTGAAGGGTGACCTGGCTGGACGTTACTATAGGCTCAGTGAGATGACAGAGGCTGAACAGCAGCAGCTGATTGAT GACCACTTTCTGTTTGATAAGCCTGTGTCCCCATTGCTGACTGCAGCAGGAATGGCTCGAGACTGGCCAGATGCTCGTGGAATTTG GCACAACAATGAGAAGAGCTTCCTGATCTGGGTGAATGAGGAGGATCATACACGGGTCATCTCCATGGAGAAGGGTGGCAACATGAAGAGAGTGTTTGAAAGATTCTGCCGAGGCCTCAAAGAG GTGGAGAGACTTATCCAAGAACGTGGCTGGGAGTTCATGTGGAATGAGCGTTTGGGATACATCTTGACCTGTCCATCTAACCTGGGCACTGGACTTCGGGCAGGAGTGCACATCAAACTGCCCCTGCTAAGCAAA GATAGCCGCTTCCCAAAGATCCTGGAGAACCTAAGACTCCAAAAGCGTGGTACTGGAGGAGTGGACACTGCTGCCACAGGCGGTGTCTTTGATATTTCTAATTTGGACCGACTAGGCAAATCAGAG GTGGAGCTTGTGCAGCTGGTCATCGATGGAGTAAACTATTTGATTGATTGTGAACGGCGTCTGGAGAGAGGCCAGGATATCCGCATCCCCACACCTGTCATCCACACCAAGCATTAA
- the STRC gene encoding LOW QUALITY PROTEIN: stereocilin (The sequence of the model RefSeq protein was modified relative to this genomic sequence to represent the inferred CDS: substituted 2 bases at 2 genomic stop codons) produces MALSLXPLLLLLLLLLSFAVTSGFSPYSDSGPYGPQSPDPGLSFLKSLLSTLDQASQGSLSHSRFSTFLANISSSFEPGRMGEVPVGEPPPLQPPAFQLHDFLVTLRGSPDWEPMLGLLGDLLALLGQEQTPRDFLVHQAGVLGGLVEVLLGALVPGGPPTPTRPPCTRNGPSDCVLAADWLPSLLLLLEGTHWQALVQVQPSVDPTNATGLNGREAAPHFLQGLLGLLTPTGELGSEEALWGGLLRTVGAPLYAAFQEGLLRVTHSLQDEVFSILGQPEPDANGQCQGGNLQQLLFWGVRHNLSWDVQVLGFLSGSPPLPPALLHCLSAGVPLPRAPQPSAHISPRQRRAITVEALCENHSGPAPPYSISNFSIHLLCQHTKPVTPQPPPSTIAICQTAVWYAVSWAPGAQGWLQACHDQFPDEFLNAICSNLSFSALSGSNRRLVKRLCAGLLPPPTSCPEGLPPVPLTPDIFWGCFLENETLWAERLCGEASLQAVPPSNQAWVQHVCQGPTPDVTASPPCHIGPCGERCPDGGSFLVMVCANDTMYEALVPFWPWLAGQCRISRGGNDTCFLEGLLGPLLPSLPPLGPSPLCLTPGPFLLGMLSQLPRCQSSVPALAHATRLHYLLRLLTFLLGPGAGGAEAQGMLGRALLLSSLLDNCSFWDAFRPEGRRSVLRTIGEYLEQEEEQPTPPGLEPTVNPSSGISKMELLACFSPVLWDLLQREKSVWALQILVQAYLHMPPENLQQLVLSAEREAAQGFLTLMLQGKLQAESIPVPPQVPPSEEQALGRLTALLLQRYPRLTSQLFIDLSPLIPFLAVSDLMRFPPSLLVNDSVLAAIRDYSPGMRPEQKEALAKRLLAPELFGEVPAWPQELLWAVLPLLPHLPLENFLQLSPHQIQALEDSWPAAGLGPGHARHVLRSLVNQSVQDGEEQVRRLGPLACFLSPEELQSLVPLSDPMGPVERGLLECAANGTLSPEGRVAYELLGVLRSSGGAVLSPRELQVWAPLFPQLGLRFLQELSEPQLRAMLPVLQGASVTPAQAVLLLGRLLPRHDLSLEELCSLHLLLPGLSPQTLQAIPRRVLVGACSCLAPELSRLSACQTAALLQTFRLLQLQRSLPLSGEVLETLGPLVGFLGIESTRQIPLQILLSHLSQLQGFCLGETFATELGWLLLQESVLGKPELWSQDEVEQAGCLVFTLSTEAISLISREALGPETLERLLEKQQSWEQSRVGPLIRGPXLAAKKAALVAGVVRPAAEDLPEPVPNCADVRGTFPAAWSATQIAEMELSDFEDCLTLFAGDAGLGHKELWAAWGKQNRLLWGPPRGFRPEQILQLSRLLIGLGDRELQELILVDWGVLSTLGQIDGWSSTQLRVVVSSFLRQSGRHVSHLDFIHLTALGYTLCGLRPEELQHISSWEFSQAALFLGTLHLQCSEEQLEVLAHLLVLPGGFGPISNWGPEIFTEIGTIAAGIPDLALSGLLQGQIQGLTPLAISVIPPPKFAVVFSPTQLSSLTSSQAVAVTPEQMAFLSPEQRRAVAWAQHEGKESPEQQGDRSTSWGLQDWSRPSWSLVLTISFLGHLL; encoded by the exons ATGGCTCTGAGCCTTTgacccctgctgctgctgctgctgctgctgctgtccttTGCAG TAACCTCTGGTTTCTCTCCTTACAGTGACTCTGGCCCCTATGGGCCTCAGTCCCCGGACCCTGGTCTCTCCTTCCTGAAGTCATTGCTCTCCACTCTGGACCAGGCTTCCCAGGGCTCCCTGAGCCACTCACGGTTCTCTACATTCCTGGCcaacatttcttcttcctttgagcctgggagaaTGGGGGAAGTACCAGTAGGAGAGCCCCCACCTCTCCAGCCACCTGCGTTCCAGCTCCATGATTTTCTAGTGACACTGAGAGGCAGCCCGGACTGGGAGCCAATGCTAGGGCTGCTGGGGGATCTGCTGGCACTGCTGGGACAGGAGCAGACTCCCCGAGATTTCCTGGTGCACCAGGCAGGGGTGCTGGGTGGACTTGTGGAGGTGCTGCTGGGAGCCTTAGTTCCTGGGGGCCCCCCTACCCCAACTCGGCCCCCATGCACCCGTAATGGGCCCTCTGACTGTGTCCTGGCTGCTGACTGGTTGCCTTCTCTGCTGCTGTTGTTAGAGGGCACACACTGGCAAGCTCTGGTGCAGGTGCAGCCCAGTGTGGATCCCACCAATGCCACAGGCCTCAATGGGAGGGAGGCAGCTCCTCACTTTTTGCAGGGTCTGTTGGGTTTGCTTACCCCAACAGGGGAGCTCGGGTCCGAGGAGGCGCTTTGGGGCGGTCTGCTACGCACAGTGGGGGCCCCCCTCTATGCTGCCTTTCAGGAGGGGCTGCTCCGTGTCACTCACTCCCTGCAGGATGAGGTCTTTTCCATTCTGGGGCAGCCAGAGCCTGATGCCAATGGGCAGTGCCAGGGAG GTAACCTTCAAcagctgctctttt GGGGCGTCCGGCACAACCTTTCCTGGGATGTCCAGGTGCTGGGCTTTCTGTCTGGATCACCACCCCTACCCCCTGCCCTCCTTCACTGCCTGAGCGCAGGTGTGCCTCTGCCCAGAGCTCCTCAGCCCTCAGCCCACATCAGCCCACGCCAACGGCGAGCCATCACTGTGGAGGCCCTCTGTGAGAACCACTCAGGCCCAGCACCACCCTACAGCATTTCCAACTTCTCCATCCACTTGCTCTGCCAACACACCAAGCCTGTCACTCCACAGCCCCCTCCCAGCACCATTGCCATCTGCCAGACCGCTGTGTGGTATGCAGTCTCATGGGCACCAGGTGCCCAAGGCTGGCTACAGGCCTGTCATGACCAGTTTCCTGATGAGTTTTTGAATGCGATCTGTAGTAACCTCTCCTTTTCAGCCCTGTCTGGCTCCAACCGCCGCCTGGTGAAGCGGCTCTGTGCTGGCCTGCTCCCACCCCCTACCAGCTGCCCTGAAGGCCTGCCCCCTGTTCCCCTCACCCCAGACATCTTTTGGGGCTGCTTCTTGGAGAACGAGACTCTGTGGGCTGAGCGACTGTGTGGGGAGGCAAGTCTACAGGCTGTGCCCCCCAGCAACCAGGCTTGGGTCCAGCATGTGTGCCAGGGCCCCACCCCAGATGTCACTgcttccccaccctgccacatTGGACCCTGTGGGGAACGCTGCCCAGATGGGGGCAGCTTCCTGGTGATGGTCTGTGCCAATGACACCATGTATGAGGCCCTGGTGCCCTTCTGGCCTTGGCTAGCAGGCCAGTGCCGGATAAGTCGTGGGGGCAATGACACTTGCTTCCTAGAAGGGCTGCTGGGCCCCCTTCTGCCCTCTCTGCCACCACTGGGACCATCCCCACTCTGTCTGACCCCTGGCCCCTTCCTCCTTGGCATGCTATCCCAGTTGCCACGCTGTCAGTCCTCTGTGCCAGCCCTTGCTCACGCCACACGCCTACACTATCTCCTCCGCCTGCTGACCTTCCTCTTGGGTCCAGGGGCTGGGGGCGCTGAGGCCCAGGGGATGCTGGGTCGGGCCCTACTGCTCTCCAGTCTCCTGGACAACTGCTCCTTCTGGGATGCCTTTCGCCCAGAGGGCCGGCGCAGTGTGCTACGGACAATTGGGGAATACCTGGAACAAGAGGAGGAGCAGCCAACCCCACCAGGCTTGGAACCCACTGTCAACCCCAGCTCTGGTATAAGCAAGATGGAGCTGCTGGCCTGCTTTAGT CCTGTGCTGTGGGATCTGCTCCAGAGGGAAAAGAGTGTTTGGGCCCTGCAGATTCTAGTGCAG GCATACCTGCATATGCCCCCAGAAAACCTCCAGCAGCTGGTGCTTTCAGCAGAGAGGGAGGCTGCACAGGGCTTCCTGACACTCATGCTGCAGGGGAAGCTGCAG GCAGAATCCATTCCTGTGCCCCCACAGGTACCACCATCCGAGGAGCAGGCCCTGGGTCGCCTGACAGCCCTGCTGCTCCAGCGGTACCCGCGCCTCACCTCCCAGCTCTTCATTGACCTGTCACCACTCATCCCTTTCTTGGCTGTCTCTGACCTGATGCGCTTCCCACCATCCCTGTTAGTCAACGACAGTGT CCTGGCTGCCATCCGGGATTACAGCCCAGGAATGAGGCCTGAACAGAAGGAGGCTCTGGCAAAGCGTCTGCTGGCCCCTGAACTGTTTGGGGAAGTGCCTGCCTGGCCCCAGGAGCTGCTGTGGGCAGTgctgcccctcctcccccacctccctctggAGAACTTTCTGCAGCTCAGCCCTCACCAG ATCCAGGCCCTGGAGGATAGCTGGCCAGCAGCAGGTCTGGGGCCCGGGCATGCTCGCCATGTGCTGCGCAGCCTGGTAAACCAGAGTGTCCAGGATGGTGAGGAGCAGGTACGCAG GCTTGGGCCCCTCGCCTGTTTCCTGAGCCCTGAGGAGCTGCAGAGCCTAGTGCCCCTGAGTGATCCGATGGGGCCGGTAGAACGGGGGCTGCTGGAATGTGCAGCCAACGGGACCCTCAGCCCGGAAGGACGG GTGGCATATGAACTTCTGGGGGTGTTGCGCTCATCTGGAGGTGCAGTGCTGAGCCCCCGGGAGCTGCAGGTCTGGGCCCCTCTTTTCCCTCAGCTGGGCCTCCGCTTCCTGCAGGAGCTGTCCGAGCCCCAGCTTAGAGCCATGCTTCCTGTCCTGCAGGGAGCTAGTGTTACACCTGCTCAG GCTGTCCTGCTGCTTGGACGGCTCCTTCCTAGGCACGAT CTATCCCTGGAGGAACTCTGCTCCTTGCATCTTCTGCTGCCCGGCCTCAGCCCCCAGACACTCCAGGCCATCCCTAGGCGAGTCCTGGTTGGGGCTTGTTCCTGCCTGGCCCCTGAACTGTCACGCCTCTCAGCCTGCCAGACCGCAGCACTGCTGCAGACCTTTCGG CTGCTACAACTCCAAAGGAGTCTTCCACTCTCAGGGGAAGTGCTGGAGACCTTAGGCCCTTTGGTTGGATTCCTGGGGATAGAGAGCACACGACAGATCCCCCTACAGATCCTGCTGTCCCATCTCAGTCAGCTGCAAGGTTTCTGCCTAGGAGAGACATTTGCCACAGAGCTGGGATGGCTGCTATTGCAGGAGTCTGTTCTTGG GAAACCAGAGTTGTGGAGCCAGGATGAAGTAGAGCAAGCTGGATGCCTAGTGTTCACTCTGTCTACTGAGGCAATTTCCTTGATCTCCAG GGAGGCCTTGGGTCCAGAGACCCTGGAGCGGCTTCTAGaaaagcagcagagctgggagcaGAGCAGAGTTGGACCGCTGATTAGGGGGCCATAGCTGGCTGCCAAGAAAGCAGCCCTGGTAGCAGGGGTTGTGCGACCAGCTGCTGAGGATCTTCCAG AACCTGTGCCAAATTGTGCAGATGTACGAGGGACATTCCCAGCAGCCTGGTCTGCAACCCAGATTGCAGAGATGGAGCTCTCAGACTTTGAGGACTGCCTGACACTATTTGCAGGAGATGCAGGACTTGGGCACAAGGAATTGTGGGCAGCATGGGGAAAGCAAAACAGGTTA TTGTGGGGTCCCCCCCGGGGATTTCGTCCTGAGCAGATCCTGCAGCTCAGTCGGCTCTTAATAGGGCTAGGAGATCGGGAACTACAGGAGCTGATCCTAGTGGACTGGGGAGTGCTGAGCACCCTGGGGCAGATAGATGGCTGGAGCTCCACTCAG ctccGCGTTGTGGTCTCCAGTTTCCTACGGCAGAGTGGTCGGCATGTGAGCCACCTGGACTTCATTCATCTGACAGCGCTGGGTTATACGCTCTGTGGACTGCGGCCAGAGGAGCTCCAGCACATCAGCAGTTGGGAGTTTAG CCAAGCAGCTCTCTTCCTGGGCACCCTGCATCTCCAGTGCTCTGAAGAACAACTGGAGGTTCTGGCCCACCTCCTTGTACTGCCTGGTGGCTTTGGCCCAATCAGTAACTGGGGGCCTGAGATCTTCACTGAAATTGGCACCATAGCAG CTGGGATCCCAGACCTGGCTCTTTCAGGACTGCTGCAGGGACAGATCCAGGGCCTTACTCCTCTTGCCATTTCTGTCATCCCTCCTCCTAAATTTGCT GTGGTGTTTAGTCCCACCCAACTATCTAGTCTCACCAGTTCTCAGGCTGTGGCTGTCACTCCTGAGCAAATGGCCTTTCTGAGTCCTGAGCAGCGACGAGCAGTTGCATGGGCCCAGCATGAGGGCAAGGAGAGCCCGGAACAGCAAGGTGA TCGAAGTACATCCTGGGGCCTCCAGGACTGGTCACGACCTTCCTGGTCCCTGGTATTGACTATCAGCTTCCTTGGCCACCTGCTCTGA
- the CATSPER2 gene encoding cation channel sperm-associated protein 2: MTTYHQEGQMQLPRADAIRSRLIDTFSLIEHLQGLSQAVPRHTIRELLDPSRQKKLMLGDQHQLVRFSIKPQRVGQISHAQRLLSKLHVRCSQRPPLSLWAGWVLECPLFKNFIIFLIFLNTIVLMVEIELLESTNTKLWPLKLTLEVATLFILFIFFLEILRKWLSNFSLFWKSGWNVFDFVVTMLSLLPEVVVLVGVTGQSVWLQLLRICRVLRSLKLLAQFRQIRVIILVLVRALKSMTFLLMLLLIFVYIFVVTGVYLFPEYTPSPRQDLEYHVFFL, translated from the exons ATGACCACTTACCACCAAGAAGGGCAGATGCAGCTGCCCCGAGCTGATGCCATTCGTTCACGTCTCATCGATACTTTCTCTCTCATCGAGCATTTGCAAGGCTTGAGCCAAGCTGTGCCGCGGCACACTATCAGGGAGTTACTTG aTCCTTCCCGCCAGAAGAAACTTATGTTGGGAGATCAACATCAGCTAGTGCGCTTCTCTATAAAGCCTCAACGTGTAGGACAGATTTCACATGCCCAGAGGCTGTTGAGCAAGCTTCATGTGCGCTGCAGTCAGAGGCCACCTCTTTCTTTGTGGGCCGGATGGGTCCTTGAGT GTCCTCTCTTCAAAAACTTCATCATCTTCCTGATCTTTTTGAATACGATCGTATTGATGGTTGAAATAG AATTGCTGGAATCCACAAATACCAAACTATGGCCATTGAAGCTGACCTTGGAGGTGGCAACTttgtttatcttgtttattttcttcctggagATCCTTCGTAAGTGGCTATCCAACTTTTCCCTTTTCTGGAAGAGTGGCTGGAATGTCTTTGACTTTGTTGTTACCATGTTG TCCCTGCTTCCCGAGGTTGTGGTATTGGTAGGGGTAACAGGCCAATCGGTGTGGCTTCAGCTTCTGAGGATCTGCCGGGTGCTGAGGTCTCTCAAACTCCTTGCACAATTCCGTCAAATTCGAGTTATTATTTTGGTTCTGGTCAGGGCCCTCAAG AGCATGACCTTCCTCTTGATGTTGCTGCTTATCTTCGTCTACATTTTTGTTGTGACTGGTGTCTACCTCTTCCCAGAGTATACCCCTTCACCTCGTCAGGACCTGGAGTACCATGTGTTCTTCTTGTAA